The genomic stretch ACCTGGCGACGATGGCTTGCGGACTGCCATATGCCATTGCGGCTGCAGCGGCGCATCCGGATCGGCCGGTGTTCGCGTTCGTCGGCGATGGCGGATTCTCGATGCTGATGGCCGATTTCGTGACTGCGGTGAAGTACGAGCTCCCGATCAGGGTGGTCGTCATCAAGAACAACGTGCTCGGGCAAATCAAATGGGAGCAGATGGTCTTTCTCGGCAATCCGGAGTATGGAGTCGAACTGCATCCCATCGACTTCGCCGCCTTTGCACGCGCCTGCGGAGGAACGGGTTACACGATCGAAGATCCCAAGCGTTGCGGATCAATTCTCGACGAAGCTCTCAAAGTCGATGGCCCAGTGCTGATCGAAGCGGTAGTCGATCCGCTCACCGCGCCGATGCCAGGCAAGATCAAAGCTGAGCAAGCTGCCAAGTTCGCCGAGTCATTGCTGCGCGGCGAACCGAATCGCGGCAAGATCGCGTGGGAGAACATGGTGGAGGACCGGGTGCGGGAGCTGGTGTAGATCGTCGCTCCCCCTTGTCATTCCGAACTCCTGCTCGCGCGTGCAGTTCGCGTGAGCAGGGGTGAGGAATCCCTACCAACGTCCATGCAGAAAAGTCGCAGAATGGAAGTTCATAGGGATTCCTCCGCCAAAATCGGGCGTTCGGAATGACAGATTTGCTGCGCTACACTCTTTCCCATCCAACCCGTGCTCGTCTCCGACTTCGACTTTCATCTTCCGCCGGAACTCATCGCGCAAGAGCCTCTTGCTGATCGCTCCAGCTCTCGCATGCTGGTGCTCGATCGCGAGAGCGGCACCATAAAGGACGATTGCTTCAGAAGTTTTCCTGCTTATCTGAATCGCGGCGATGTTCTCGTTCTGAACAACAGCCGCGTCTTCCCTGCCCGACTTTTTGGACATCGCTCCGGCAGCCGCGCTCAGCCGTTGAGCCGGCGCAACCCCGCTTCGCGTGAATTCCTGAAAGGTCGAGTTGAAGTTCTGCTGACGCGGGCGCTCGGAAATGGCGAATGGGAGGCGCTGGTGCGGCCTGGCCGCAAGCTCGGTATTGGCGAAGTGTTGCGCTTCGGCGGTGAAGAACGAGAGCCATTGCTCGAAGCTGAGATCGTTGGACGGGGAGAGTACGGCGAGCGACGTCTGCGTTTCGCTTCGGTACCGAATTTCTTCGAGCGCGTCGAACGTATCGGCCACGTTCCTCTTCCACCATACATCAGCCGCGAGGATGAAGCCGCAGATCGCGAACGATATCAGACCGTCTTTGCGCGCAACCGTGGGTCGGCTGCAGCGCCTACTGCGGGACTTCATTTCACGCCGCAGATCCTCGATGAAATTCGCAGCCGCGGAGTCGAGATCCTAGAGGTTACGCTTCATGTCGGGCTGGGAACGTTTCAGCCGTTGCGCGAAGAACGTGTCGAAGCGAACAAGCTGCACGTCGAGAG from Terriglobales bacterium encodes the following:
- a CDS encoding thiamine pyrophosphate-dependent enzyme, translating into LATMACGLPYAIAAAAAHPDRPVFAFVGDGGFSMLMADFVTAVKYELPIRVVVIKNNVLGQIKWEQMVFLGNPEYGVELHPIDFAAFARACGGTGYTIEDPKRCGSILDEALKVDGPVLIEAVVDPLTAPMPGKIKAEQAAKFAESLLRGEPNRGKIAWENMVEDRVRELV
- the queA gene encoding tRNA preQ1(34) S-adenosylmethionine ribosyltransferase-isomerase QueA; this encodes MLVSDFDFHLPPELIAQEPLADRSSSRMLVLDRESGTIKDDCFRSFPAYLNRGDVLVLNNSRVFPARLFGHRSGSRAQPLSRRNPASREFLKGRVEVLLTRALGNGEWEALVRPGRKLGIGEVLRFGGEEREPLLEAEIVGRGEYGERRLRFASVPNFFERVERIGHVPLPPYISREDEAADRERYQTVFARNRGSAAAPTAGLHFTPQILDEIRSRGVEILEVTLHVGLGTFQPLREERVEANKLHVESYSIGTHTAETINRALDEKRRVIAVGTTVVRTLEHAALESGRIQSGEAETSIFIYPGFRFRVVGALLTNFHLPRSSLLMLVSAFAGRERVLEAYGHAIEEKYRFFSYGDCMFVK